In one Candidatus Nealsonbacteria bacterium genomic region, the following are encoded:
- a CDS encoding sodium:calcium antiporter has product MVWLYILIFIISCLVLIRSGVWVVKSLTKIAQFLKWKEFIVASVLIAFSTSFPEIFIGITSALHQKPELSFGNIIGSNIIVLTLVITIGVILAGGLKFKGKILQKSSVYAGIYGLFPLLLMLDGRVSRVDGIVLLLALSFYFDQLLSEEERFTKIFSNHFKEDWPYFKLFLKNLAMFWIGSGLLLISAEGVVFSAMKLAASLNLPLVIIGTIFVALGTSLPEIAFGIRSITMGHKEMILGNVMGSVIINSTLVLGLTALISPFDVSDFSPYLRGIIFTVATCLFFVIFARTDRRITKREAIFLLGIYIFFVATEIFLK; this is encoded by the coding sequence ATGGTCTGGCTTTATATTCTAATTTTTATTATCTCTTGTCTGGTTTTAATCCGCTCAGGAGTCTGGGTAGTAAAAAGTCTAACTAAAATAGCTCAATTTTTGAAATGGAAGGAATTTATAGTAGCTTCTGTTTTGATAGCCTTTTCAACTTCATTTCCAGAGATTTTTATTGGAATTACCTCAGCCCTTCATCAAAAACCTGAACTCTCATTTGGAAACATTATTGGTTCTAACATTATTGTTCTTACCTTAGTAATAACTATTGGGGTAATATTAGCAGGGGGACTAAAGTTTAAAGGAAAAATCCTACAAAAATCAAGTGTCTATGCTGGGATTTATGGACTTTTCCCTCTTCTTTTAATGTTGGATGGTAGAGTTTCCAGAGTAGATGGAATAGTTTTGCTTTTAGCCTTGAGTTTTTATTTCGATCAGCTTTTATCTGAAGAAGAAAGATTTACTAAAATTTTTTCAAATCATTTTAAAGAAGACTGGCCTTACTTTAAATTATTCTTAAAGAACCTGGCGATGTTTTGGATAGGGTCCGGTCTACTCTTAATAAGTGCTGAAGGGGTTGTTTTCTCAGCAATGAAATTAGCTGCTTCTCTTAATTTACCTCTGGTAATTATCGGTACTATTTTTGTAGCTTTAGGAACTTCTCTTCCAGAGATAGCTTTTGGAATAAGGTCAATTACTATGGGTCACAAAGAAATGATTCTTGGAAATGTAATGGGCTCTGTAATAATTAACTCTACTTTAGTATTAGGTTTGACAGCTTTAATTTCCCCTTTTGATGTTTCTGATTTTTCACCCTATCTGAGGGGGATTATCTTCACGGTAGCCACTTGTTTGTTTTTTGTCATTTTTGCCAGAACTGACCGTAGAATTACCAAAAGAGAGGCTATATTTTTGCTTGGAATTTATATCTTTTTTGTTGCCACAGAAATTTTTCTTAAATAA